A section of the Leptospira kobayashii genome encodes:
- a CDS encoding exodeoxyribonuclease III, whose translation MKFLTLNCNGIRSATSKGLVDLIKKEKPDIFAFQETKAPLSEIEKEHWTKLGYKAYCCVAEKPGYSGVAIFAKPEPKKSDIGYGDGIFLSEGRSVLLEFSDFYFWNLYFPSGTSGEERQAIKYIFLDRVVELTKDLQKKKKPLLICGDVNIAHTEIDIHNPKGNEKNSGFLPEERKWMTDFLSLGMIDCFRKLHPEKKDLYSWWTYRFQARKNNKGWRIDYFLGSKKLESLLKSAKIVTEPAVSDHAPVVLEIQFT comes from the coding sequence ATGAAATTTCTTACGTTAAATTGCAACGGAATTCGTTCTGCCACCTCAAAAGGATTGGTAGATTTGATTAAAAAAGAGAAACCCGACATCTTTGCATTCCAAGAAACAAAAGCACCTCTTTCGGAAATAGAAAAAGAACATTGGACAAAGCTCGGTTATAAAGCATATTGCTGTGTTGCGGAGAAACCTGGATACAGTGGCGTAGCGATCTTCGCTAAGCCTGAGCCAAAAAAGAGTGATATTGGCTATGGTGATGGAATTTTTCTTTCCGAAGGAAGATCCGTATTATTAGAATTTTCTGATTTTTATTTTTGGAATCTTTACTTTCCCTCCGGTACAAGCGGTGAAGAAAGACAAGCGATCAAATATATTTTTTTGGATCGGGTGGTTGAGTTAACAAAAGATTTACAAAAAAAGAAAAAACCTCTTCTGATTTGCGGAGATGTAAACATCGCGCACACTGAGATCGACATCCACAATCCGAAAGGAAATGAAAAAAACAGCGGGTTCTTGCCGGAGGAACGTAAGTGGATGACGGACTTTCTTTCCCTGGGAATGATCGATTGTTTTCGAAAATTGCATCCGGAGAAAAAGGATCTTTATTCCTGGTGGACCTATCGTTTTCAAGCGAGGAAAAATAATAAGGGATGGAGGATCGATTATTTTCTGGGTTCTAAAAAACTGGAATCATTACTTAAATCAGCTAAGATCGTAACGGAACCTGCGGTATCGGATCATGCACCCGTAGTGCTCGAAATTCAATTCACTTGA
- a CDS encoding adenylate/guanylate cyclase domain-containing protein, translating to MLEISPDIPFLAKSEIRFLVWDRAPQSLETWNWADGTYLFFQSRSLTIGKEYRFGGPLWGIPSYCQYIEYPFYLSNDPEAVKDLSDVWAATLENKTITVLISADEEENARLQFAKILLSSNQNLSWESVAKQFGLIGENYLLLEEFSKDAKKPFSKKNLQTKNSPPITIIGSHLVKEVRPKPETFTAKTIVLEKKIEEVVSIPEPISISVSSLERESLEEQSSQEIEAPKPTNIEIVEAKEVVAVPEPPATEPVEMETQSNNGTSIPEEKEETAPVPTLTEEPPKSKFSIQVKMMGVISLLFILSVSTIIILASFFFKRSTELSLRANNLELAEIVGLKVKDDVLSVVVKGRQIATTLTSQGLPEDQRKLLIRTFFESDKEFIYLGIFEKQGDSLVLKKHVFNEEELKQSSLTEEDFQNVVVRNKDALAEAFNGQPILLNSSPGFQEPSFAIAIPASENGQLDNILVMIVKLDKIISAFEKKGIQTVFMVNGKGIVIAHPKEDLVLAATDLSSMPIVRTMLTSAANKAQSSYIDPELKSPFLGSFQKIGLADAGVITIVSEDKAFEDVYDIQRKNLYIMGIGLCSAILAVFFFSKTITKPILQLLSATLEIAKGNFRVGIKPTTKDEVGMLTQYFVEMGHGLEEREKVKSILGSMIDPVVVQEAMVDLAALKRGSEASITAFFSDIAGFSTISEQLKSADLAALLNEYLSAMTLILKRHDGVLDKYIGDAIVGIFNAPVLVPEHELKAARASVEMIAKLADLREYWTKNDLYSKEAQAMDCRIGLNSGLAKVGFMGTDALASYTMMGDTVNLAARLEAAGKDYGVNILISDSVKQATETEMFSRYLDLVRVKGKNEPVKIHELIGFRSEVSPNIIEAGELYESGFTAYLNQDWDKAISLFENAEKAKGKKDKASHLIIERCLEYKLSSPGKDWDGVFTRTHK from the coding sequence ATGCTAGAAATTTCTCCCGATATTCCCTTCCTTGCCAAGTCAGAAATACGTTTTCTGGTTTGGGACAGAGCCCCGCAAAGTTTAGAGACTTGGAACTGGGCAGACGGAACTTATCTTTTCTTTCAGTCGAGAAGTTTGACGATTGGAAAGGAATATAGGTTTGGCGGTCCTCTTTGGGGAATACCAAGTTATTGCCAATACATAGAATACCCGTTTTATCTTTCCAATGATCCTGAAGCAGTGAAGGATTTAAGCGATGTTTGGGCCGCGACTTTGGAAAACAAAACCATTACGGTTTTGATATCCGCAGATGAGGAAGAGAATGCCCGCCTGCAATTTGCAAAAATCCTACTTTCTTCCAACCAAAATCTATCTTGGGAATCAGTAGCAAAACAATTCGGACTGATCGGAGAAAACTATCTCTTGTTAGAAGAGTTTTCAAAAGACGCAAAAAAACCTTTTTCCAAAAAGAATCTTCAAACCAAAAACTCTCCTCCGATTACAATCATCGGTTCTCATCTTGTGAAAGAAGTAAGGCCGAAACCGGAAACTTTTACAGCCAAAACGATCGTTCTTGAGAAAAAGATAGAAGAGGTTGTTTCTATTCCGGAACCCATCTCAATCTCAGTGTCCTCTTTGGAAAGAGAGTCTTTGGAAGAACAATCTTCCCAGGAAATCGAAGCACCTAAACCGACTAACATCGAAATTGTGGAAGCAAAGGAAGTGGTCGCAGTTCCGGAACCACCGGCAACAGAGCCGGTCGAAATGGAAACTCAATCCAATAACGGGACCTCTATTCCTGAAGAAAAGGAAGAAACCGCCCCCGTTCCAACACTTACGGAAGAACCTCCCAAGTCCAAATTTTCCATTCAGGTAAAAATGATGGGAGTGATTTCCCTTCTGTTTATCTTATCAGTATCCACTATTATTATATTAGCATCTTTCTTTTTCAAACGATCTACCGAATTGTCCCTTCGGGCGAATAACTTGGAATTGGCGGAAATCGTGGGTTTGAAAGTAAAGGATGATGTGCTCAGCGTTGTAGTAAAGGGTCGCCAGATCGCAACGACACTTACTTCACAAGGACTACCGGAAGACCAAAGAAAGTTACTGATTCGTACATTCTTTGAAAGTGATAAGGAGTTCATCTATCTGGGGATTTTTGAGAAACAAGGCGATTCGTTGGTTCTCAAAAAACATGTGTTCAATGAAGAAGAATTGAAACAATCCTCACTTACGGAAGAAGACTTTCAGAATGTAGTTGTCCGTAATAAGGATGCGTTGGCGGAAGCATTCAACGGCCAACCCATCTTATTGAATTCCAGTCCGGGCTTTCAGGAACCTTCGTTTGCCATTGCAATACCTGCTTCCGAAAACGGTCAACTGGACAATATTTTGGTGATGATTGTCAAACTTGACAAAATCATCAGTGCTTTTGAGAAAAAAGGAATTCAGACCGTATTTATGGTAAACGGAAAGGGAATTGTTATCGCCCACCCGAAAGAAGATTTGGTGTTAGCTGCTACCGATTTATCATCCATGCCGATTGTTCGCACCATGTTAACGAGTGCGGCTAATAAAGCACAAAGTAGTTATATCGATCCTGAATTAAAGTCCCCCTTTCTGGGTTCCTTTCAAAAGATAGGACTTGCGGATGCGGGAGTGATTACAATCGTCTCCGAGGATAAGGCGTTCGAAGACGTATATGATATCCAAAGAAAAAATCTTTATATCATGGGAATCGGTCTTTGTTCCGCGATTCTTGCCGTATTCTTCTTTTCAAAAACGATCACCAAACCCATTTTACAATTGTTATCCGCTACTTTGGAAATTGCAAAAGGAAATTTCCGCGTGGGAATCAAACCGACTACCAAGGATGAGGTGGGAATGCTCACTCAATACTTTGTGGAAATGGGGCATGGTCTGGAAGAAAGGGAAAAAGTAAAAAGTATCTTGGGTAGCATGATCGATCCTGTCGTGGTTCAGGAAGCTATGGTGGATCTCGCCGCATTGAAACGAGGTTCCGAAGCAAGCATCACTGCCTTTTTTTCCGATATTGCAGGTTTTTCGACGATTTCCGAACAGCTGAAATCCGCAGACCTTGCGGCACTTCTCAATGAATATCTTTCTGCGATGACACTCATCCTAAAACGCCACGATGGAGTTTTGGACAAATACATCGGGGACGCGATCGTGGGAATTTTCAATGCTCCTGTTCTTGTTCCGGAACATGAATTGAAAGCAGCCCGCGCCAGTGTGGAAATGATTGCTAAGCTTGCGGATTTGCGGGAATATTGGACCAAGAACGATTTGTATTCCAAAGAAGCGCAAGCGATGGATTGTCGGATCGGATTGAATTCCGGTCTTGCGAAAGTCGGATTTATGGGAACGGACGCACTAGCTTCCTACACAATGATGGGAGACACTGTCAACCTCGCAGCCCGTTTGGAAGCGGCAGGAAAGGATTACGGAGTCAATATATTGATCAGTGATTCCGTAAAACAAGCTACAGAGACGGAAATGTTCTCCCGCTATCTGGATTTAGTTCGGGTAAAAGGAAAAAATGAGCCCGTAAAAATCCACGAACTCATCGGCTTTAGATCCGAGGTAAGTCCAAATATAATAGAGGCAGGAGAATTGTACGAATCCGGTTTTACGGCTTACCTAAACCAGGATTGGGACAAGGCGATTTCCTTATTTGAAAATGCGGAGAAGGCGAAAGGCAAAAAAGACAAAGCTTCTCATTTAATTATAGAAAGGTGTTTGGAATACAAACTCTCCTCTCCCGGAAAGGATTGGGACGGCGTATTTACAAGAACCCACAAATAG
- a CDS encoding FecR family protein codes for MRFFNDTKYVVTFLLSLIGLFSFLLYKNLTARPGESDSPTIGVLTFKTKTVLRKYNDQVVWDNIESRSEVKNRDTIRTEGFSDAVLTLNDGTKINIAENSMILLDISEKNININFAYGAFDAARDGGSTGETKMNITSGDKTVEVGKGDVKLDKTKDELNVKVGEGEAKIHSNGKEETVGKDQMASVSKEGVKVSKPKFSLVSPPDKKNYFVESGNETVNFAFNGVTQETLKTSPTIEVSASHDFAKLILKDKIKSGSYSKSLGNGSYYWRIAYLDPESKTKQFSETGRFRVLTDPPLRLFSPKEGDNYNYTNDLPVVKIVWNQLDLYSSYTAQIAEDPGFTKGLKSKQTQNQSIAFDGLGDGTYFARVVAKSNMPDVQEKTSSVSKFTVGKKLNLEPPVILEPAKGKVFTKDQIQNNIFFTWKDNKDFPSFALEVSSDSNFSKTLIKQTTQSNFLKLGSDLNEGNYFWRVRGTQSGKEDIVSSIGNFSIVAKEDLNLVSPNNGSDVEANENGGAVLRWKKLSAKSEYVLEVSKSPDFSSVILKETTSNHYLEVKLKEFGKYYWRVTGASNSGNTSSDSWSFSFNTSMEAPVLVTPTRGETIDLLSKTSIAFTWKPTEKAIGYRIRLIDISGVREKQVFSERVTQPKYGFNDLQKLNEGRFRVELCSLYGTTSGEKESVYHRSEFYISLPAMKIPKILTPGKIYVE; via the coding sequence ATGCGTTTTTTCAATGATACAAAATACGTAGTCACCTTCCTGCTTTCTTTGATAGGGCTGTTTTCATTTTTATTGTATAAAAATCTAACAGCGCGTCCCGGAGAATCGGACAGTCCTACCATCGGTGTACTTACTTTTAAAACAAAAACCGTACTTAGAAAATACAACGATCAGGTTGTTTGGGATAATATCGAATCCAGATCCGAAGTAAAAAACAGAGATACGATTCGTACGGAAGGATTTTCCGATGCGGTCCTTACTTTAAATGACGGAACCAAAATCAATATTGCCGAAAACTCAATGATCCTTTTGGATATTTCCGAGAAAAATATAAATATCAATTTTGCTTATGGTGCCTTTGATGCTGCTCGTGACGGAGGAAGCACAGGGGAAACCAAAATGAACATTACGTCAGGTGACAAAACCGTAGAAGTCGGCAAAGGTGATGTCAAACTGGATAAGACAAAAGACGAGTTGAATGTAAAAGTAGGAGAAGGGGAAGCGAAGATTCATTCCAATGGAAAAGAAGAAACCGTCGGGAAAGATCAGATGGCGAGTGTTTCCAAAGAGGGTGTGAAGGTTTCCAAACCTAAATTCAGTTTGGTGTCACCTCCCGATAAGAAAAATTATTTCGTAGAATCAGGCAATGAAACCGTAAATTTTGCATTCAATGGAGTAACACAGGAAACACTTAAAACCTCTCCCACGATCGAAGTGTCCGCTTCCCACGATTTCGCCAAACTGATATTAAAAGATAAAATCAAATCCGGATCTTATTCCAAATCACTGGGCAATGGTTCTTATTATTGGCGAATCGCATACCTTGATCCCGAATCGAAGACAAAACAGTTTTCCGAAACCGGCAGATTCAGAGTGTTGACCGATCCTCCTCTTCGATTGTTTTCTCCGAAAGAAGGAGACAATTACAATTATACAAACGATCTTCCTGTCGTTAAGATTGTATGGAACCAATTGGATTTATACAGTAGTTATACGGCTCAAATCGCTGAAGATCCGGGATTCACAAAGGGATTAAAATCCAAACAGACCCAGAATCAATCCATTGCCTTCGATGGTTTGGGAGACGGAACGTATTTTGCACGAGTCGTTGCAAAATCAAATATGCCGGATGTACAGGAAAAGACTTCTTCCGTAAGTAAATTCACCGTCGGTAAAAAACTAAATCTGGAACCTCCCGTAATTTTGGAACCTGCCAAAGGGAAAGTATTTACCAAAGATCAGATTCAAAATAATATTTTCTTCACCTGGAAGGACAATAAGGACTTTCCGTCTTTTGCTTTGGAAGTCAGTTCCGACTCCAATTTTTCAAAGACACTCATCAAACAAACGACTCAGAGCAACTTTTTAAAACTAGGTTCCGATCTGAACGAAGGAAATTATTTTTGGAGGGTTCGGGGAACGCAAAGCGGAAAAGAGGATATTGTGTCCTCGATCGGAAATTTTTCCATCGTCGCAAAAGAGGATTTGAATCTGGTTTCCCCGAATAACGGCTCTGATGTGGAAGCAAACGAAAACGGAGGAGCGGTCCTTCGTTGGAAAAAATTATCCGCAAAATCGGAATATGTTTTGGAAGTCTCGAAATCTCCCGATTTCAGTTCCGTAATCCTGAAAGAAACCACTTCAAATCATTACCTGGAAGTGAAATTAAAAGAATTCGGGAAATACTACTGGCGGGTGACGGGAGCATCCAATTCGGGAAACACTTCCAGTGATTCCTGGAGTTTTTCCTTTAACACTTCCATGGAAGCACCGGTTCTTGTTACGCCTACCAGAGGAGAAACCATTGATTTGCTTTCCAAAACAAGTATCGCATTTACCTGGAAACCGACTGAAAAAGCAATCGGCTATAGAATTCGTTTGATCGATATCAGCGGAGTGCGCGAAAAACAGGTGTTTAGCGAAAGAGTGACACAACCCAAATACGGTTTCAACGATTTGCAGAAATTAAATGAAGGCAGGTTTCGCGTGGAACTTTGTTCCTTGTATGGAACTACTTCCGGTGAAAAAGAGTCGGTTTATCATAGATCCGAATTCTATATATCTTTGCCTGCTATGAAGATTCCTAAAATTTTAACTCCTGGAAAAATCTATGTGGAATAG
- a CDS encoding LIC11435 family protein, producing the protein MWNRILKGSFGFSLIFFISMSVYAEEPASTDEPPQSISWQEIPGASGYILEIKNSNGYMVLSEKTTSNSYNVTNLGSGVYEHRVGVINKLGKVGAYSEWVRLEVVVSKVPTLTNDSIYSISKEDKQKVFDLQGTDFVDQMRVYMVIDGKKIPAKKVEVESATRARAVFDIDPSMNTGIYDLVLENPRKKALNVRQRIVFSETKEKAKRFATRQERILKKEIPEDYYETPYWSTFWRSSLIPGWGQKYIDGENWKFYVYPVVAIGIAGAYASSYSKFQSAKSSYESAVLVGVFLAEDPNSQILWLMNRNSAQANFNSAKQQLTTIQTGAGVLGLFVLYNLVDAYFSARRNVAGLETAPGLPLGQETARVNAKMAADPFSSIQPASGYNVSSSYQVEFSLRY; encoded by the coding sequence ATGTGGAATAGAATCCTAAAAGGATCTTTTGGCTTTAGTCTGATATTTTTTATATCAATGAGTGTATATGCGGAAGAGCCTGCTTCAACCGATGAACCCCCTCAATCCATATCTTGGCAGGAAATCCCGGGAGCTTCCGGATATATTTTGGAAATCAAAAATTCAAACGGATATATGGTATTGTCCGAAAAGACTACATCCAATTCGTACAATGTAACCAATCTGGGATCGGGAGTCTACGAACATAGGGTAGGTGTTATCAACAAACTGGGGAAAGTCGGTGCTTATTCCGAATGGGTAAGATTGGAAGTAGTGGTTTCCAAAGTTCCTACTTTAACCAATGATAGTATTTATTCCATTTCCAAAGAAGACAAACAAAAGGTTTTTGATCTGCAAGGTACTGACTTTGTCGATCAAATGAGAGTCTATATGGTCATCGATGGAAAAAAAATTCCTGCCAAGAAGGTAGAAGTGGAATCGGCCACCAGAGCCCGTGCGGTTTTTGATATAGACCCGAGTATGAATACCGGGATCTATGATTTGGTTTTGGAAAACCCCAGAAAGAAAGCTTTGAATGTAAGACAGAGAATTGTTTTCTCCGAAACCAAAGAAAAGGCGAAACGATTCGCTACAAGACAGGAAAGGATTTTGAAGAAGGAAATTCCGGAAGACTATTATGAAACACCTTATTGGTCTACATTTTGGAGATCTTCCCTGATTCCCGGCTGGGGGCAAAAATACATAGATGGCGAGAATTGGAAATTCTACGTATATCCCGTTGTTGCCATAGGGATCGCAGGTGCCTACGCAAGTTCGTATTCCAAATTTCAATCGGCCAAGTCTTCTTATGAAAGTGCAGTGCTGGTTGGAGTGTTCCTGGCAGAAGATCCCAATTCTCAAATTTTGTGGTTAATGAATCGAAACTCCGCACAAGCGAATTTCAACTCTGCCAAACAGCAATTAACAACGATTCAAACAGGTGCGGGAGTGCTCGGTTTATTTGTGCTTTATAATCTCGTAGACGCCTATTTTTCCGCTAGAAGGAACGTAGCCGGATTGGAAACCGCCCCCGGTCTTCCTTTGGGACAGGAGACTGCAAGAGTTAACGCTAAAATGGCGGCAGACCCATTCTCTTCGATCCAGCCTGCGTCCGGATATAATGTATCCTCATCCTATCAGGTGGAATTCTCGCTTCGTTATTAG
- the hisD gene encoding histidinol dehydrogenase yields MPVSIVQADLGRPSSFQHLLKKAKEDLSSAKEKVIPIIQSVKENGDKAVKEFTEKFDSIRLDSVILDPHSIQTNVPQDIQTAFLTAKKNIEEFHRAQKRDSWNVKVDGNLLGVKYTPIPSLAVYAPGGTALYPSSVLMGIIPAKIAGVREIQLVTPPQKGGLPEILVWLAQILEIDRIVTVGGAQGIAAVAYGTETIPRSEFVVGPGNSYVAAAKSYLAGIGQIGIDSPAGPSEVCIIADESANPKWVACDMLSQAEHGEDSSAVLLTTSAKLAESVSKELEIAFVERPKRLEMKKKAIYENSCICIFPSLEDCVTFSNLLAPEHLEIQTEDPHSVFKGIEHAGSVFLGNYSPVAMGDYISGTNHILPTAGGSRIYSSLGVDSFLKRVTFQEITKESLNRLYPHVKLMSELEGLDEEHGTSVKVRYEEDSK; encoded by the coding sequence ATGCCTGTTTCGATTGTGCAAGCGGATCTCGGTCGTCCTTCCAGTTTTCAACATTTGCTGAAGAAAGCAAAAGAGGATTTGAGTTCCGCCAAAGAAAAAGTAATCCCCATCATTCAGTCCGTGAAAGAGAACGGGGACAAAGCAGTTAAGGAATTTACAGAGAAATTCGATTCCATCCGATTGGATTCCGTGATTCTGGACCCGCATTCGATTCAAACGAATGTTCCCCAAGACATTCAAACCGCATTTTTAACCGCAAAAAAAAATATAGAAGAATTTCATCGTGCACAGAAAAGGGATTCCTGGAATGTGAAAGTCGATGGGAACCTGTTAGGTGTAAAATACACCCCCATTCCATCCCTTGCGGTTTATGCACCGGGAGGAACAGCGCTCTATCCATCCAGCGTTCTGATGGGAATCATTCCTGCAAAAATTGCAGGAGTGAGGGAGATTCAATTGGTGACTCCTCCCCAGAAAGGAGGGCTTCCCGAGATCCTGGTATGGCTCGCACAAATTTTAGAAATTGATCGTATCGTTACCGTCGGTGGAGCTCAAGGAATCGCAGCCGTTGCTTACGGCACGGAAACCATTCCCCGCTCGGAATTTGTAGTTGGTCCGGGAAATTCCTACGTTGCGGCCGCCAAATCCTACTTAGCCGGGATTGGCCAGATCGGGATCGATAGCCCCGCAGGTCCCAGTGAAGTTTGTATCATTGCTGATGAATCCGCCAATCCGAAATGGGTGGCTTGCGATATGTTATCGCAAGCGGAACATGGAGAGGACTCATCGGCGGTTTTGCTCACTACAAGTGCAAAGCTTGCGGAGTCCGTTTCCAAAGAATTGGAAATTGCATTCGTAGAAAGACCGAAACGATTGGAAATGAAGAAAAAAGCGATTTATGAAAATTCATGCATTTGTATTTTTCCGAGTCTTGAGGATTGTGTAACATTTTCGAATCTTCTTGCTCCCGAACATTTGGAAATACAAACGGAAGACCCTCATTCCGTATTTAAAGGAATCGAACATGCAGGGTCCGTTTTTCTCGGAAATTATTCTCCTGTTGCGATGGGAGATTATATCAGCGGAACCAATCATATACTTCCCACTGCAGGAGGAAGTAGAATTTATTCCTCGTTAGGTGTGGATAGTTTTCTCAAACGTGTTACCTTTCAGGAAATCACAAAAGAATCATTGAACAGACTTTACCCTCATGTCAAATTGATGTCCGAACTTGAAGGTTTGGATGAGGAACATGGAACAAGTGTTAAGGTGAGATATGAGGAAGATTCAAAGTGA
- the panC gene encoding pantoate--beta-alanine ligase has product MIVCKSKEELKSSISLWKKDGKSVGFAPTMGYLHSGHISLIEQSKSKADKTVVSLFVNPTQFNDPEDYLKYPLDIEGDLKKCEDAGVDLVFLPTKETIYPDGNPDLIMKQPGLQKNLCGRTRPNHFEGVMLVVSKLFHLVTPDLAFFGLKDYQQFRIIEEMVRILDFPIQVIGVPTLREKDGLAMSSRNVRLTEKERENASLIPRMFTLAGKLLKDGEKNPKVFHEILADFLLSSPDVKIDYIESVDPHTLQEKLTLEGDLLLAIAVFLGKTRLIDNQRFSKT; this is encoded by the coding sequence GTGATTGTTTGTAAAAGCAAAGAAGAGCTGAAGTCTTCGATTTCCCTTTGGAAAAAAGATGGAAAATCGGTCGGTTTTGCGCCTACTATGGGTTATTTGCATTCCGGTCATATCTCATTGATAGAACAATCGAAATCAAAGGCAGACAAAACCGTAGTATCCTTGTTTGTCAATCCCACTCAGTTCAATGACCCGGAAGATTATTTGAAATACCCATTGGATATCGAAGGCGATTTGAAAAAATGCGAAGATGCCGGTGTGGATCTCGTATTTTTACCGACAAAAGAAACCATTTATCCCGATGGAAATCCCGATCTGATTATGAAACAGCCGGGGCTTCAAAAGAATCTTTGCGGGCGAACAAGACCCAATCATTTTGAAGGGGTAATGCTTGTTGTCAGTAAACTATTTCATTTGGTAACCCCTGATTTAGCTTTCTTCGGACTGAAAGACTACCAACAATTCAGAATCATCGAAGAGATGGTTCGTATATTGGATTTTCCCATCCAAGTCATCGGAGTTCCCACACTGAGAGAAAAAGACGGACTTGCCATGAGTTCCAGGAACGTCCGTTTGACGGAAAAAGAAAGAGAGAATGCAAGTCTGATTCCCAGAATGTTTACTCTTGCAGGAAAACTTCTTAAAGACGGAGAAAAGAATCCGAAAGTGTTTCATGAAATTTTGGCCGATTTTCTTTTGTCTTCTCCGGATGTAAAGATTGATTATATTGAGTCGGTTGACCCGCATACCTTACAGGAAAAATTGACATTGGAAGGGGATCTGTTGCTTGCAATTGCAGTCTTCTTGGGAAAAACAAGGCTCATCGACAATCAGCGTTTTTCCAAAACTTGA